From a region of the Plodia interpunctella isolate USDA-ARS_2022_Savannah chromosome 13, ilPloInte3.2, whole genome shotgun sequence genome:
- the LOC128674778 gene encoding transcription factor 15-like isoform X1 has protein sequence MENYLQYHNEGSWEQQIFTVTSYQSVEVPSAKQRCQANARERDRTQNSVNLAFNTLRLLIPTEPPDRKLSKIEILRLAGSYITHLGNQLYTGEMSQPCLQNYEMENNSRSLCTFCWSAVKKDKSTAPACNYYKSLY, from the exons atggaaaattatttacaatatcacAATGAAGGAAGTTGGGAACAGCAAATCTTTACAGTGACGTCATATCAAAGTGTAGAAGTTCCTTCGGCAAAGCAGCGGTGCCAGGCGAATGCGCGGGAGCGGGATCGCACGCAAAA CAGTGTGAACCTGGCCTTCAACACGCTGCGACTGCTGATCCCCACGGAGCCTCCCGACAGAAAGCTTAGCAAGATCGAGATACTGCGCCTGGCTGGCAGCTACATCACGCACCTTGGGAACCAACTTTATACCG gtGAAATGTCACAACCGTGTCTTCAGAATtatgaaatggaaaataacAGCAGATCTTTATGTACTTTCTGTTGGTCGGCGGTGAAAAAAGAT aaaTCTACGGCGCCCGCTTGCAATTACTACAAATCTTTGTATTAG
- the LOC128674778 gene encoding transcription factor 15-like isoform X2, whose protein sequence is MENYLQYHNEGSWEQQIFTVTSYQSVEVPSAKQRCQANARERDRTQNVNLAFNTLRLLIPTEPPDRKLSKIEILRLAGSYITHLGNQLYTGEMSQPCLQNYEMENNSRSLCTFCWSAVKKDKSTAPACNYYKSLY, encoded by the exons atggaaaattatttacaatatcacAATGAAGGAAGTTGGGAACAGCAAATCTTTACAGTGACGTCATATCAAAGTGTAGAAGTTCCTTCGGCAAAGCAGCGGTGCCAGGCGAATGCGCGGGAGCGGGATCGCACGCAAAA TGTGAACCTGGCCTTCAACACGCTGCGACTGCTGATCCCCACGGAGCCTCCCGACAGAAAGCTTAGCAAGATCGAGATACTGCGCCTGGCTGGCAGCTACATCACGCACCTTGGGAACCAACTTTATACCG gtGAAATGTCACAACCGTGTCTTCAGAATtatgaaatggaaaataacAGCAGATCTTTATGTACTTTCTGTTGGTCGGCGGTGAAAAAAGAT aaaTCTACGGCGCCCGCTTGCAATTACTACAAATCTTTGTATTAG